CAAAACCATCAGACCAAGAAACCATGTCTTCCTCCCGTCAGCGGTGCAAAGTGGTCGCGGCGGCGGATGGCGGCAGGTGCTGCGCGAGAGGGGAACAAACGGAGAAGAGAGCGGTTGGATGAAATGCCCTACCGCGCGCGAGGAGGCAGCAGACTTAACGAGCGGTGGTAACGACCGTCTGGCCTCGGCCGTTAGCCCTGGCCACGTGGTTCCGACAAATGGGGTCGATATGTCAGCTTTCCAATTAGTCGCGGGTCACAACTCGTTTAATGTGTTTTGTTATTCACTTACCACATAAATGATGGTCTTTTGTTACTTTCGGCAAAGATAATAGTTTTGGAGTACCATAACCACAAACGTGATAGTTTTAAGCAATTTACTCCCTCAAGCGCATTTTACCGGTCGGCCAGTTGCGGGATCTATGCTCTCATTACAAAATTCGGACAAAGCTTGGATCTGACGTGGTGCTGTATACTGACCAATTCGAAAAAGGCATTGAATCAGTGCTTGCCGTTTGATTTCCCCAACGTTTATCAACTCGTCTTCCCCAGATCTCCGCCGCACACGCTCCTCCTCCGCTCCCCCTCCCCTCCGCTCCTCTCCCAAATTTCAAATTCTCCTACGCTCCCCTCCCATTCCATCCGCCTcctccccgaaaccctaaccgcCGCCGCTGCCATGGGGGGCTCGCACAGCCGGGAGGACCACGACCTCtccgactccgacgacgacgacaCCTCCTCCCGCGCCTCCGACGCCTCCTCCGACTTCTCCACCCCTCCCCCCGCCTCCGCCTCCAAAGCCGCCAGATTGGCGACCCCGGCCTCCGTCGTCGACGACATCGACCACCACCTCCGCAACCTCCAACTCAAGTACTCCGAGCCCATCTCCCCGAACCCTAGCCCCGCCCCCAACCCcggcgcctccgcctccgcctccgcctccgccgtcAATGCGGTCAAGCTGTACCTCCACATAGGCGGCTCCACGGCCGCCGCCCGCTGGGTGAACTCCGAGCGCCTCGCCGCCGTGTCCTTCGTCCGCTCAGGCGAGGGCGCCTCCGACCCCGACGAGGACGACGAGCCCACCGGGCCGTGGTTCCTCGTCGTGGGCTCCAAGATCCGGGCCAAGGTCGGGCCCGAGCTGCAGCTCAAGACCTTCCCCGTGCAGCGGCGCGTCGACTTCGTGGCCGACGGCGTCTGGGCGCTCAAGTTCCTGCACGCCGACGGCTACGGCGACTTCAACGCCAAGTACCAGAGCTGCCTGTTCGAGAACAGCTACGGCGTCGAGGCCACCGACGAGGGCCGCGCCAAGGTGTTTGGAAAGGAGTTTGCTGCGTGGGCGCGCCCAGAGTGTGGCGATGAGTCCATCTGGGAGGACGCCAGTGATGCTTTCTCGCCAGGCCCCAAGGGCAGCCCGATGCCTGCACGGAGCCCGATGCTGAGACCTCTGATGGAGGATTTCAGGGAATTTGAGGAGCCTGTGGAGGAGGGTGATGGTAACATACAGAGCCTTGCGCTGGGTGCTCTTGACaacagcttccttgttggtgatTCAGGCATTCACGTGGTCAAGAACTTTGAGCACGGCATACACGGGAAGGGTGTCTCTGTGAAGATCTCTGGAGGGGGAACAAACTTCACCACACCAAAGAAAGCACTTCTGATGCGTGCCGAGACTAACATGCTCCTGATGAGCCCAGCAACTGATGGGAAGCCACATGCCAAGGGGGTGCATCAGCTTGACATTGAGACAGGGAAGGTGGTCTCACAATGGAAGTTCGGGAAGGATGGAGCTGACATTAACATGAGGGATATCACTAATGATAGCAAGGGTGCACAGATGGATGCGTCTGAATCCACATTCCTGGGACTAGATGACAACCGGTTGTGCCGGTGGGATATGAGGGATAGACATGGAATAGTGCAGAACTTGGCTAGTTCAATGGAGTCCCCAGTGTTGGAATGGACCCAGGGGCATCAGTTCTCCAGGGGAACAAACTTCCAGTGCTTTGCATCAACTGGTGATGGGTCCATCGTGGTAGGCTCGTTGGATGGGAAAATTCGGTTGTACTCAAAGAGCTCTATGAGGATGGCGAAGACGGCCTTCCCAGGGCTGGGTTCACCAATCACTCATGTGGATGTGACGTACGATGGGAAGTGGATACTGGGAACCACTGATACCTATCTGGTACTCATATGCACCATTTTCATTGACAAGGATGGGAAGGAGAAGACAGGATTTGGTGGAAGAATGGGGAACCGAATTGCTGCACCAAGACTGCTCAAGCTCAGCCCACTCCACTCTCATCTTGCAGGGGACAACAGCAAGTTCCGTGAGGGCAGGTTTTCATGGGTCAGTACATCTTACCACTTCTGCTATTGTGAATTCCTGCTCAAATTTACTTATTGTTGCATTACATGAAGACTTGATCAAATTTACTTATTTGTGGTCTGGTATATAGATGCTATGTTGCATTTAAGTTGGGACTGATCGGTGATCAGATGACTGAAAGTGACATTTCTTGATATCTTGAATATTAGTAACCACCAATTTATGAGGTCTACTCCACATCTTATGGGCATAGTAATTCTGTAGAAGGTTTTCGGTCACACACGGTGCTAGATTCTATTTTGTGGCTTCTGCTCGTCACTTTTTGGATTTCTACCTTTATGTTTACTTATTTTTACTTTTATAGGTCATGTATGCTATATGATTGAATATTTGTGCAGGTCATTTATTTGTTGATATTGCCATATTGGCTATGAAATAATTGATGTATCGATTACATGGCAAGGCATATGCTAGTGTGTACTCTTGAGTCATATCACCTCCATTTTTGGCACTAGCATATAGGACCAGCAAGCCGGTTTGACTTTTTGTAGAAATTGAAATTTTGTCACTGTCATATTTTGTTCATACATGGCAGAATATTTGTAGCTACTGCAAATACCATTGTACCTTCCCTGTCTAATATGTTTAATATTTTGTGTTAACTATAGAGTGTCTAGGTTTCAATGTTTGAGCTTCTTTTGCATATTTACACACGGTAGACATTTGTGGTCTTATGCATGGTTAGGAAATCTGGCTGCATTTTTTGTTGCTTCATTGGCTGCAGTTCTGTGGTTCTATGTTTGAGCTTCATTATCTTTGTTGATGGGTAATGGTTGACTCTGCTGCATTTAAATCACCTAATATTCTTGCACTATAAACAAAATGGCAACGAAGCCATTCTTCTAGCTATCACAATAGCCTGAACGATCCTCTTTTGCATTGAGAAAATTTTCTGCCTGCACTGAACAATGTGTGTGCATTTACTATCTGGTATCAAGCACTCAATCTAGTAACTACGTAGGTCACGGATAATGGCAAGCAGGAGAGGCATCTCGTGACGACCGTGGGGAGGTACAGCGTGGTGTGGAACTTCCTCCAGGTGAAGAACAGCCACCACGAATGCTACAAGAATCAGGAGGGGCTCAAGAGTTGCTACTGCTACAAAGTGATCCCCAAGGACGAGTCCATCGTGGCCAGTCGCTTCATGCACGAGAAGTACGACGTGAGCGACTGCCCCGAGGCGCCGCTGGTTGTCGCGACACCCATGAAGGTCACCTCCTTCAGCGTGTCTAGCCAGCGCTAGCTCCGCGCTCCCCCCTCTCAGTGTTCTTTTTTTCAGTTGGGCTGTTGGTCTCCGTGCTGTCATGTAACTTCTTGACCTGCGGATCTGGACTTCCAAGTGTGGTGATGACTATCTATCTTAGTCATAGCTTGTTACAGGATTTATGATTATGTGGATTGCTAGCAAAACTATCTTACGGAGTGATGATTTGTACTGGCTAGATTGATTGTGAACTTCTTTGAACGAAGGAATGAATTTCAACTCTGCAAACATGATGTATTCATCTGTCCATGTGTCATGGTTTGATTCCTTTGGCCCTACGGCAATGCAAGTGCCCATTTTTGTTGAAGTTAAACTGTTTCCTGCGCAATCTCCACAAAATCATAGATTGCAGCTGCTTTACAGTATCTAAGCATGGACAAAATTTGCTCTTTAATTAATACTACGCCCtttgtaaacaaatataagagtgtttagatcactattttagtgatctaaacgttcttatatttctttacggatgGAGTACTTGTTTTTGAACTTAACAAATATGTACTACTTGTTTTTGAACTTATaaaggcctcctttggttcagaGGGATTTTGTAGAAAAAATTCCTTTGGAGCCCTTTGGTTTGTAGAtggattcctattcctatgtaGGATAGAAACCAATTCTTCACATTTCAAAGGGAAAAAACATTAGTCTAGACTCAATGAAAAGATCTTATTCTATGAATCAAGTgacatctctttctctataggaattgacatgtcatctcacttcctatagTTTTCCTATttctatcctatgaaccaaaggaggccaaAAAGTCTATATACTAATATCTGTGGTGGCGACATACTGACATGTGGTTTTTAGTTTTTATGGAA
The sequence above is a segment of the Aegilops tauschii subsp. strangulata cultivar AL8/78 chromosome 6, Aet v6.0, whole genome shotgun sequence genome. Coding sequences within it:
- the LOC109749401 gene encoding protein CYPRO4, coding for MGGSHSREDHDLSDSDDDDTSSRASDASSDFSTPPPASASKAARLATPASVVDDIDHHLRNLQLKYSEPISPNPSPAPNPGASASASASAVNAVKLYLHIGGSTAAARWVNSERLAAVSFVRSGEGASDPDEDDEPTGPWFLVVGSKIRAKVGPELQLKTFPVQRRVDFVADGVWALKFLHADGYGDFNAKYQSCLFENSYGVEATDEGRAKVFGKEFAAWARPECGDESIWEDASDAFSPGPKGSPMPARSPMLRPLMEDFREFEEPVEEGDGNIQSLALGALDNSFLVGDSGIHVVKNFEHGIHGKGVSVKISGGGTNFTTPKKALLMRAETNMLLMSPATDGKPHAKGVHQLDIETGKVVSQWKFGKDGADINMRDITNDSKGAQMDASESTFLGLDDNRLCRWDMRDRHGIVQNLASSMESPVLEWTQGHQFSRGTNFQCFASTGDGSIVVGSLDGKIRLYSKSSMRMAKTAFPGLGSPITHVDVTYDGKWILGTTDTYLVLICTIFIDKDGKEKTGFGGRMGNRIAAPRLLKLSPLHSHLAGDNSKFREGRFSWVTDNGKQERHLVTTVGRYSVVWNFLQVKNSHHECYKNQEGLKSCYCYKVIPKDESIVASRFMHEKYDVSDCPEAPLVVATPMKVTSFSVSSQR